GCGCGGCCGAGCGCGATGGCGAGGTGAGTCTTGCCGACGCCCGGCGGGCCGAAGACGAGAACGTTCTCGGCCTGGGCGACGTAGCGGCCGACGGCGAGCTCGCGGACGAGCTTCTGGTCGACGCTCGGCTGGAACTTGAAGTCGAAGTCGTCGAGCGTCTTCACGGTCGGGAAGTGCGCGATCTGAATGCCCATCGCCACTCGCTTGCGCTGCTTGGCGCCGACCTCCTCGCGCAGGATCGTGTCGAGGAAGTCGAGGTACGTCGGCTCGCCGCGAGCGGCGCTGGAGAGGAGCGCGTCGAGCTGCTCGGCGATGCGGCCGAGCCGCAGGCGACCAAGGTGCTCGAGCACGCGCGCGCGGACGATCTCCGTGCTCACGCCGCACCCCCGATCACGGCCGCGTAGTCGTCAAGGCTACGGCCCAGCGCCGCGAGCGGCTGCGAGAGCGGCACGACGTTCTCGACCGGCGTGCGCCGCCAGAGCCCCTCGAAGTGCGTCGGGTCGACGACGCGAGCGTGCGGCTCCTGCGAGCGCGCGTGGACGGCGACGAGCTCCTGGCCGTGGTAGACGCGGATCTCGGTCGCGGTGACGAGCGCCTCGACGTGGTCTCGGACGAGCCGGTGCGGGACGCTGTAGCGAACCGTGTCGATGTCG
The DNA window shown above is from Candidatus Eisenbacteria bacterium and carries:
- the istB gene encoding IS21-like element ISAnsp4 family helper ATPase IstB — protein: MSTEIVRARVLEHLGRLRLGRIAEQLDALLSSAARGEPTYLDFLDTILREEVGAKQRKRVAMGIQIAHFPTVKTLDDFDFKFQPSVDQKLVRELAVGRYVAQAENVLVFGPPGVGKTHLAIALGRA